One genomic segment of Bombina bombina isolate aBomBom1 chromosome 4, aBomBom1.pri, whole genome shotgun sequence includes these proteins:
- the SPATA45 gene encoding spermatogenesis-associated protein 45 — MSQEKSLQDIYEQRETWCMVERHPNQYWFRAERKHFPHQFQSVLSQQPPPPTESRSTWAVITPKHREKRHFPDAGKGHLV; from the coding sequence ATGTCTCAAGAAAAATCATTACAGGATATATATGAACAAAGAGAGACTTGGTGCATGGTGGAACGGCATCCCAACCAGTATTGGTTCAGAGCTGAGAGGAAACATTTTCCCCATCAATTCCAAAGTGTTCTAAGTCAACAGCCTCCACCACCCACTGAATCAAGAAGCACATGGGCTGTAATTACCCCAAAACACAGGGAAAAGAGGCACTTCCCTGATGCAG